One Oncorhynchus nerka isolate Pitt River unplaced genomic scaffold, Oner_Uvic_2.0 unplaced_scaffold_911, whole genome shotgun sequence genomic window carries:
- the LOC115120178 gene encoding LOW QUALITY PROTEIN: regulator of G-protein signaling 9-binding protein-like (The sequence of the model RefSeq protein was modified relative to this genomic sequence to represent the inferred CDS: deleted 1 base in 1 codon), which yields MGGTDECKTMLDALNKVTACYRHLVIALGSTSDSQNLREELKKTRKKAQELAVANRNKLTELLKDKTTSKDDRAEYERLWVLFTSSMELLEVDMKRSLEIGQEFPLKVPTRHLIQTGMTGSTTTVAARAMSVQNMKYDADSNIDTADLKELQAEITQVGQMMEEMEMKVQVAPWAVEAKQEAGAELKSTLSVGNSSVGVISICEEEPKDEIDEGGDNNGMITCIAGFIFVAIVVIAGILGYFVIGG from the exons ATGGGGGGCACAGATGAGTGTAAAACCATGCTGGATGCTCTGAACAAAGTCACAGCGTGCTACAGGCACCTGGTCATCGCGCTGGGCAGCACATCGGACTCTCAGAACCTGCGCGAGGAACTCAAAAAGACCCGGAAGAAAGCCCAGGAGCTGGCGGTGGCCAACCGGAATAAACTAACCGAGTTGCTCAAAGACAAGACCACCAGCAAGGACGACCGGGCTGAGTATGAGAGGCTATGGGTGCTGTTCACCAGCAGCATGGAGCTACTGGAAGTGGACATGAAGCGGAGTTTGGAGATAGGGCAGGAGTTCCCCCTCAAGGTGCCCACCAGACACCTCATCCAGACGGGCATGACCGGCAGCACCACCACGGTGGCCGCCAGGGCCATGTCTGTGCAGAACATGAAGTACGACGCGGACAGCAACATCGACACTGCCGACCTGAAGGAACTCCAGGCTGAGATCACCCAGGTGGGTCAgatgatggaggagatggagatgaagGTGCAGGTGGCTCCGTGGGCCGTGGAGGCCAAGCAGGAGGCCGGCGCCGAGCTCAAATCCACCCTGAGCGTC GGGAACTCCTCCGTGGGCGTCATTTCCATCTGTGAAGAGGAGCCCAAGGACGAGATAGATGAAGGAGGTGACAATAACGGCATGATCACATGCATCGCTGGGTTCATATTCGTTGCTATTGTAGTAATCGCCGGGATTCTAGGATACTTCGTAATCGGTGGATAG